A region from the Methanomassiliicoccales archaeon genome encodes:
- a CDS encoding methanogenesis marker 15 protein, translating to MIKIAQLSCGTEYSAVQGEIENAAEIVGAKMVYPDVNMDKIDKAVKDFGFNPHSPQLKLMIARAIELADKNYDADAIFIATCFRCAEAALVRTELRKYVQEHTRLPVVTYSFTERTKSAQLLTRMEALVTIVERKELLARERQVGLTAGLDSGSSTTKAVIMRDNEIIGKYWLPTTDVFSAAETALVNALAEAGVKREQLDAIGTTGYGRFTLGKKFNAKLVQEELTVNSKGAVWLAGKQKGEATIIDIGGMDNKAITVRDGIPDNFTMGGICAGASGRFLELTAKRLKVEITELGALADKGDHTKVKMNSYCSIFGIQDLVTSLAAGNTLEDVAAAACHSVTEQIYEQQLQEIEVRHPIIQVGGTALISGLVTAMEHTLGERPIVPPNPQYIGAVGAALLSSGLLG from the coding sequence GTTGTCATGTGGGACCGAGTATAGCGCGGTGCAGGGGGAGATAGAGAACGCCGCTGAGATCGTCGGGGCCAAGATGGTATATCCCGATGTCAACATGGACAAGATCGACAAAGCGGTCAAGGACTTCGGTTTCAATCCTCACAGCCCTCAACTTAAATTGATGATCGCTCGAGCGATCGAGCTGGCCGACAAGAACTATGATGCCGACGCCATTTTCATAGCCACCTGCTTCAGGTGCGCCGAGGCCGCGCTGGTACGTACGGAGCTCAGGAAGTATGTGCAGGAACATACCAGGCTACCGGTGGTCACCTATTCCTTCACTGAGAGGACCAAGTCGGCTCAGCTGCTGACCCGGATGGAGGCTTTAGTGACCATCGTTGAGCGCAAGGAGTTATTGGCCAGGGAAAGACAGGTCGGTCTCACCGCCGGTCTGGACTCCGGTTCTTCCACAACCAAGGCGGTCATAATGCGCGATAATGAGATCATAGGAAAATACTGGCTGCCGACCACGGATGTGTTCTCAGCGGCCGAGACCGCACTAGTGAACGCCCTGGCCGAGGCCGGGGTCAAACGGGAGCAGTTAGATGCGATCGGGACAACTGGCTACGGCCGTTTTACACTGGGAAAGAAGTTCAACGCCAAGCTCGTCCAGGAGGAACTTACGGTGAACTCCAAAGGCGCCGTGTGGCTGGCCGGAAAGCAGAAAGGTGAGGCGACGATCATTGACATTGGTGGAATGGACAACAAGGCCATCACTGTAAGGGATGGCATCCCAGACAACTTCACCATGGGGGGCATCTGTGCCGGAGCGTCCGGTCGTTTCCTTGAGCTGACGGCAAAGAGGCTCAAGGTGGAGATCACCGAGCTGGGGGCTTTGGCTGACAAGGGTGATCATACCAAGGTCAAGATGAACTCCTACTGCTCCATCTTCGGCATTCAGGACCTGGTGACGTCGTTGGCGGCCGGGAACACCCTGGAGGACGTGGCCGCTGCCGCCTGTCATAGCGTGACAGAGCAGATATACGAGCAGCAGCTGCAGGAGATCGAGGTCCGCCACCCCATAATCCAGGTGGGAGGGACAGCTCTGATCTCCGGATTGGTGACCGCCATGGAGCACACCCTGGGGGAGAGGCCCATAGTGCCGCCGAACCCGCAGTACATAGGTGCGGTCGGCGCAGCCCTGTTGTCATCCGGCCTTCTGGGGTGA